The following coding sequences are from one Macaca nemestrina isolate mMacNem1 chromosome 1, mMacNem.hap1, whole genome shotgun sequence window:
- the LOC105498175 gene encoding helix-loop-helix protein 1 has protein sequence MMLNSDTMELDLPPNHSETESGFSDCGGGAGPDGAGPGGPGGGQARGPEPGEPGRKDMQHLSREERRRRRRATAKYRTAHATRERIRVEAFNLAFAELRKLLPTLPPDKKLSKIEILRLAICYISYLNHVLDV, from the coding sequence ATGATGCTCAACTCAGACACCATGGAGCTGGACCTGCCGCCCAACCACTCAGAGACTGAGTCGGGCTTCAGTGACTgtgggggcggggcgggcccTGATGGTGCTGGGCCTGGGGGTCCGGGAGGGGGCCAGGCCCGAGGCCCAGAGCCGGGAGAGCCTGGTCGGAAAGACATGCAGCATCTGAGCCGCGAGGAGCGCCGGCGCCGGCGCCGCGCCACAGCCAAGTACCGCACGGCCCATGCCACGCGAGAGCGCATCCGCGTGGAAGCCTTCAACCTGGCCTTCGCCGAGCTGCGCAAGCTGCTGCCCACGCTGCCCCCCGACAAGAAGCTCTCCAAGATTGAGATCCTGCGCTTGGCCATCTGCTATATCTCCTACCTGAACCACGTGCTGGACGTCTGA